Genomic DNA from bacterium:
TCATAGGCCGGACTCCTGCTCCCAGTCTATCTCCCGGCTGTCGAACACCGGGCCCTGGCGGCAGACGGTGACATATTCCTTTACCCCCCTGACCACGCAGCCCTGACAGGCGCCCACCCCGCAGGCCATGAAGGCCTCCAGGGAGACCTGGCAGTCGATGTGGTGCTGGTGGCAGATCAGCGCCGTGCGCTTGAGCATCGGCCAGGGGCCGCAGGCGTAGACCACCGGCTTTTTGAACTTGTCGATGCGGGACAAAAAGGCATCGGTCACAAACCCCCGGTACCCGCAGCTGCCGTCGTCGGTGGCGATGATCTTGCCGGGAGCCGGGCAGGGCAGCATTTCCTTTTTGCCGGCGCATCCGTAAAAAAGCCGGGACTCCAGCTTCATGGTCCTCAGGCGGTCGGCCAGGAACTGCATCGGGGCCAGCCCCATGCCACCGGCCAGTATCACATGCTCTTTGTATTTCCGGCTGATCTCAAAGCCCTTTCCCAAAGGCCCCAGCACATCCATCTCCGCTCCCTTGGGCAGGGAAGAGATCAGGGAGGTGCCCCGGCCCACCACCCGGTACATTATGAATAGGTACCCTCCCTTGACCCGGTTGATGCTGAAAGGCCGCCTTAACAGCAGGGGTCCGGGGCCCGACGGCTTTAGATGGACGAACTGTCCGGGCCTGGCCTGGGCGGCCATCTGCGGCGAAGCGAAGGACATCAGGAATACCTGGGGGGCTATCTTCTGGTGGGAGGTGATCTTTACTTTTTGTTCTAACATCATTTGTCTATCCGTATTCGGTTATCATCGTCAGCCGGCCCCGGAATGGCCGGCGCCGGAAGGTTCTGGGGGCCGGGTTCTGACTGCAACTCGGCCGGCGGCGCTACGGTATCGGGCTTGGCCGGGGCAGCTTTCGGTTTAAGCTTGAATTCTATGGTGGGTTCGCTGTCGCTGACCGCCAGGTCGGGGGGCAATCCCATCTCCATCCGGGCGGCGTTGGCGTAGCGGGTATAGGGGTACTTTTCCACCAGCTGCAGGCGGTAGTTGTTAACCTGGACCGAATCCCGGTGATATTTGTCCAGGGTCCAGGCCGCAGCGTAGAGTGATTTGGCGGCAATGGGCAAGGCAGGGTAGCCCGAAGCCAGCTTGAGATACACCGAGACAGCCGAATCCGGCTGGTTAAGCCCGAACAGATAGTGCTCGGCCATCAGGAACAGCAGCTGGGCATTCTGCTCGGCCGCCGCGGAGTCAAGCTGCTGGCGGTACCCGCCCAGCAGGGAGATGTTCTCCATTTT
This window encodes:
- a CDS encoding dihydroorotate dehydrogenase electron transfer subunit gives rise to the protein MMLEQKVKITSHQKIAPQVFLMSFASPQMAAQARPGQFVHLKPSGPGPLLLRRPFSINRVKGGYLFIMYRVVGRGTSLISSLPKGAEMDVLGPLGKGFEISRKYKEHVILAGGMGLAPMQFLADRLRTMKLESRLFYGCAGKKEMLPCPAPGKIIATDDGSCGYRGFVTDAFLSRIDKFKKPVVYACGPWPMLKRTALICHQHHIDCQVSLEAFMACGVGACQGCVVRGVKEYVTVCRQGPVFDSREIDWEQESGL